A window of Chryseobacterium shandongense genomic DNA:
AGGAATATCATATCTGCCGCAAAGGTACTCCTTAAAGTCATCCTTGGTTTTGGATTGTACGGCTACCTGATTGAGCATCATCTGAAACTGCTCATTGGAAACTTCGGGAACTTTCTTTGCAGCAATAACTGAATCTTTCCGGGTTTTTGTTTTCGGAGAAACGGGTATATATTGCAGCATATCTACCAGAGGATCTTTCTGGGCTTCTCCCGGAGGCAATGAAAATGCGGAATGCGGATTTTCAAATTCGTAAGATTTGATGTCGATTTTTTGTTTTGCGCGAATCGTTTTGGGTGCAACATAGAGTGTTTTTACCGCAGTATGCTCTACATCTCCATTAACGATGAGGGTAATTTTTTTATCTCCTGTTGTTTTGAAACGATAAACCGGCGATTTCTGCAAGGCATCCGTTGATCCGGTTTCGCCAAAACTCCATTCCCAGGATTCGCCGTCTTCTTTTTCAGCATTGAAGTAAACAGGATCTCCCACAGTGGCAACATCCGGAGCCATGATAACCGGAAGATAGCCGTTTTGCTGACTAATATTGGTAATGGTGACCAATTTTTCATGAATGCAGTTGCCGTTAATTTTCAATTTTACAATATATTCTCCCGGTTTTTTGTAGTAATGGAGCGTACGCTGTCTTCGGTCAGTGGGTGTATTATCCCCAAAATCCCATTCCCATGAAGCGGCTCCCTGAGTATTATCATTAAACTCAACTACCTTGTTGACAATATATTCGTCTGCGTGAATATAGAAATTGGCATTTTCACAGTCAACATGACGGAAATACTGATAAGCCAGGAAAGCAAGGCTGAGTAAGAAAATGATTCCAAAGATTAGATAGATTCTGGGATCAATATTCGGAAGAAAACGGGTTCTTTTTTTCATTTTATATCATTTGTGTTGGTTACAAATGTATTTATGTTTTCGTTTTTAAGCAAATTTTTAGTGAATGGAACAATAATCACATTTTATTTCAGATAATAATTATTTTTCATCCAGGCTTGTGCTTTGTAAAACCTCATCAGATAATCGTAAATCACCATTTCAAATAGCCTTTGCTGAGAAATAAACATCCGGTTGATATTCATGTGAAAAATACTTTGAAAGAATTCCATTAAAGGCATTTCTAAAGATCGGCTTTTATTAAGTAATATTATTTCCTGAAGCACAGAATCACTTTCTTCAATATGAGAAAGAGTATAGTTTCTGATTTCTGAAAATTCATCGGAGTGAAGAAATTCTATATATTTTGGTTTGAACGCACGGTATTTTTTATCCAGGCTCGAGTTCAGTTTTTTATCAGCATTGAATTCAGCTTTAAAGGCATTATTGAAATCTTTAATCCAGCCTAGCTTTTCCGGAATGGAAAGTTCAAGTTTATTTACTATTTTATCAATGTAAAAAAGACTTACCATGATTTTTTCTTCATCATCAAAATGAAGACATTGAAGGGTAAATTCGCTGTTTTTATGGAATAGGGATTCTGCATCTTCCATGGTATTTTTACCATACCGTTCAATTTCCCGGTTATACGTATCAATCAGGATGTTTGAAATTTCCCCGCTGTCGATAAACTGTTCAAACGCATGGTTAATTTTCTCAAGAATTTCATTGTAATAATTGATATTGTTTAACAATAATCTTACCCTTAAATGCGGCTTGGGATCATTGTAACGGATGAAAAACCATTTTGAAATATATCCGTTTTCCTGAAAGTATTCTACAAGAGGCTGAATAATTTCTTCCAAAACCAGATCGGCTGTTTTTATCCCTGTGTAGATTTTCAGGTAAAGCCATTCGCTTCCGGGAGGGAATTTTCTTTTCATCATTATGTGGTGTGTTTTTATCTTATTTTATACATCGGGAAGATAAATTCCCGCTTAAAATCATCGTTTTCATTGTACAGAAATTCTTCAATGATGATGGTCTTTTGTACTTTCAGGATTTGAAAGAATAACTGTATCATATCGTCATTTTCAAGGTTAAAAGTTAACGTGTTATCAGATTTTACCCATTGAATCCATTGCGGAATTTTTCTTTTTTCCCTCCAGTTTTTAAAGATTGTTAAAGTCTGGTTTTTATCTGCAGACATTTCCAGTTCGGCAATATCTTTTTCATTGATCTTCCACTGTGCTTTTGAGAGAATGATGTTTTTATATTCAACTCTCGGTAAAAAATGGTAAACCTGACTTAAACTTCCCCAATCAAAGTATAATCCGCTTCGTTTGTTTTCTGAATTGAGTTCAGAAAGAAAATGATAAACAGGAAGCGTGTTCGTAAAGTAGTTATGGGCATTGGTAAGATAAGGCCTCACTTTTTTATTTAACGTTTTCGACCGTAAAACAATTCTGTTATCTTGAACAGAAATATAAAGATCGTCAACAGATATTTGGTTTTCTTCAGGTAATACAGACTGCGCCAGATACGGTATTTCGTACGATCGTATCATCGGCCTGCGAATAATATTTCCTATTCTTGCTTCCGGTAGATGGATAATTTCCGCTAAGATCTCGTCGTTGCCATATTCTGTCTGTCGAAGCTTTTCTTCTTTTTGGGTGATGGCTTTTGTAAGGTTCTGTACGCCTGCTTTTTCCGAGCAGAATCTTCCCAGAAGATTGGCCGCACTGGTTCCGCCACCGTTTCCTATACATAATTTTTCATTTCCTTTTTCTAAAATTATTTCTGCCATAAAAGAAACCGTATCCGGAAGATCATTCCAGTTTTCAACAAATCCTTCAAAATCTTCATCAGTCAGGATTATTACCTGCCGGTTTTCCGTTAACGCTTCCTGTAACTTTTCGTTGAGAATTTTCTGAACGGAATTCACGCTGAGATTAAGAACCTGCTTTTGAGAAAAATCAGAAAGAGGCAGATCTTCGAGGTAAGAATGAATTCCGTTTGATGCGATGTTTTGTTTATACCCGATTCCTATTTCGGTGTCTAGTACATAAGCCAAAGGCATTTCCCGGGTTTCAAATCGTTCATAAAAGGCTTTTTTAAATTCTTCTAAATACGATTGCTTATGAGATAATGTAATTTTATTAAGAAAGCTGATTCCTTTTTTGAGTTCTTTTTTCCAATGTCCGGGCAATACAAACTGTTCTTTATCATACAGATCGGTCTGGAAAAGATATTTTTGTTCGTATTTAATATTGAGCTTTTTAATAAGGCTTTCAATTTCGGTATATTTTGAAACCGGATTTCCGATGTTCTGGTCCAGGTCGTTGAGCTTATTCTTTATGTTGATTAAAATTTCGGCTTTATCATTTGATGGTATCTTGTTTAAAACAGCAATGATGGTATCTAAAAAGTCATTCCCCGAAACATTCGGTTCCAGTTCGCTCACCAATACCTGATTGCTGATGAGTTCCTCTACAAATTCTTCCGCTTCCCATGTTGCGGTTTCTTCATTCACTAAAATTCCAGTAATTTCATCTATTGTTCTTCCCTGTTTTGAAAAATGCAATATCTGTTGCAGTTCTTCTGAAAGCGGCGCCGAAGAAATAATATATTCCCTTTTTCCTTCGCTGTACTGGTATTCAACATAACGAATTTTACGCCCCACTTTATAAATACTGTTATTAGAAAAAAATAACAGCTGAGTTTTGATCTCTTCCAACTGCACAAAATGTTGAGCAAGAGTGACCAGGAAATGCATATCAAGCTTGGTGTCCCGGATTTTTTCCGAAACCGGAATTGCCATCCTGAGCTTGTCGAATGATCCCAACCCAACTCCCGAAAATAATCCGAAAGGTGTACAACGGCAGCTTATCCTGCTGTAATATTTTAACAGGGTTTGTTTTAGTTTCTGAAATTCTTTAGATGAAAAGTCTTTTTCTGACCGGATCCATTTACAGGCTTCGTCGTGCAGGTTGGGTGACGCAAGATAAAGCGCTTCCAGAAAAACAGGATTTCTGCAAATTTCTTTCAATTCCGAATCAGAAATTTCATTTCTGCTCAATTGCTTCTGAAAGTCTTTCCGCGAAAATAAAGGAGTACGAACTACGAACTCATCAAAAAACTGATACGGGAAACGGGACATTGTTATTTTTTGTGTTTTCTTTAGGCTGGTAATCGGGTATTTATTATTTTTCAGACCTCTGCTCCATACCAGATATTTCTATATAGCTGTCATTGTAAAATTTTATTTCACGAGGTTCTTTAATAAATAAAGTGAAATAAATTACATATAACCCATCATTATAGTATCTTTTGGCTTATCATTTTTAACACTTGTCCCTCCAGTAGTTTGATCGTCAAAAGATAAAGATTGATTGCTACCACCTATAATAGAACTTAATCCCGAGGTAATCTTAGCCATTTGTAGTTTTTTTAAAGACAATTTTTTTCCCGTTTGCTTTTGATCTTGTTTTTTCATTTTATTATAAATTTTTAATAATCCACAAATAAACTTAGTTTTATATCTATTTCAAAATTATTGGTATCGAAATTTATCAATATCGTATTATATTATTTTACAAAGTCTTCATTTTCAATTTTTTGAGTTTGCAATAATTTAATATAATAAGAAGGCAAAGTGCCTGTAATTTTCTTAAAAGCATTAGAAAATGATTCTGAATTATTAAATCCAATATCTTCTGCAATAGCTGATATTGTGTGTTTTCTTATAACTACATCAGTTTTTAATTCCTCAACAATATAATTAATACGGAGTTCATTAACATATTGCGAGAAATTTTTTCCTTTCAATTCATTAACCGATTTTGAAAGATAATCACGGTTTGTTCCAAACTTTTTAGCTAATCCTTCTATCGTTATATTTTTGTGAAGAAACTCTTTATTAGTTTCAAACATTTCCAAGTGAGTCTTTAATTCTAATAAGACGGTTTTTGGAATTGTAGTTTTTGATTTTTGTAAATCGGAATTATTCTCTTTAATTCTATCGTCTTTAATCCCTTGTACTTGAGCTAAGGCATCAATTGGCTTTGTTGACTTTCTTAATAATAATTCTGCTTGCTTTTGATATTCTTGTATTTTCTTTTTATTCTTAATGAACATAAAAAACAATATCGAAAGTATAACAAAACCAACAGCTAAACACCAATATAGTAGGGTATTTTTATTGTTTAGATCATTAATCAAATCTTCTTTCTTTTCTAATAATATGGGAGTATCATATTTCTTGTAAATTTCTTTTGAAAGATATTGCCTACTAGTATTTATTATGCTATCAGCATAAAATAACTTGTTAATAAATTTTAATTGACTTTCTTTATCCCCTCTTTTTTTATAATAGTCAATTAAAATCTCATACCTATCTCTGGTTTTTGGCAAAAAGTCATCTGATATAAAAGAAAGTGAATCTGATTTCAAAAAGAAACTAATAGCCTCCTTCTCTTTATTTGTTTCATAATATATTTTGCCTAAACAGTAATAAACTATTGAAAGGTTTTTAAGATCTTTATTTTTGATGAGAACTTTCTCGGTTTTTAGTAAATTAGCCAATGACTTGGAATAATTTTTTAAATAATAATCAGCAACGCCTTCTAACATAATAAAATAGATATAATGAGTGTAATCATTATATTTTTTACATTCTATTAAACCAAGATTATTGTAAAACTTACTTTTATTGTAGTCAGTATTTTTGTTATAAGATCCCGATATCGAAGCGATTGAACCTATATAACTTTTAATATCTTTATTGTTGGTATTTAGATTTTGTTTCTGATAATTATAATATTCAAGAAAAAGAGGAAGTGCTTCCTTGTTTTCATCAGTAGCTGTTTTTAGGATTCCAATAAGCTTTTTGATGTAAAAGAATTGATCTGGATTTTTATTTTTAGATAAATTTTGAGCTTGAATATAATGATTTAATGCCTCTGAGTATTTGAACTCATAATTTAGCAAAATTCCTTTTATAATATGTGCTTTTGCCGGATATTCTTTTGTATGAACACTTTTTGTAATATTAATCAGTGAATCAGCATACGGATGACCATTTTCAGATTTAAGCCCTTTTGTATGGGCTATTTTATAATATCCATCGTAGATGATATTATTGTTTTTTTCTTTTTTTCCTTTAAATAAAATACTGTTCGCATATAATTCCGCTTTATTATTATCTATTCTGAAAACTTTATCATAAGCCTTCTGTAATTGAGAGTAATTTTTATTTTTAAGCGAGTCCGGAATATGAAATCCTTTTATACTTTGAGAAAAGAATATCATAAAAGGAAAAATGAACAGCGTAAAAAGCGTAAGTTTTTTCATCTTTGGTTTTGTGGTACAAAAATAAAAAAAAATCAGCTAATGATCTATACATCTGATTATCTTTAATTTGCATTCCCGAATTTATCAATTTTCAAAATAGAAAAGACGGAATTTATCAATTTCGAGATACTTTGTTTGTAAAAATTATCGCACCGTTGCATCTTTGCTTCAACAAAAAACACAAATGTTTATTTTTTGTAAGTGCGCACTGCAAAAGTATAAATCAAAACCGCTGATCAGCAAAAACCCATGCCGGGGTTTGTACGGCAAAAAAAACTTAATTTTAAAAAAATCAACAAGAATGAAAAAATTATTTGTAGGAGCTGCTATTATAGTAGCAGGTTTAGTAAGTGCTAAAGAAAACACTGCTATTAAAAACCAGAATAATAAGACATTGATGGTGAGTAATATTGAAAATTCAAATCTTGGTCGTATTAAAACTCTGGTAGGTAATTTACAAGACCTTAATGACAATACTTCTATTAAATCAATAAATGATTTGGATTCCCAACAATTAAGTTCAATAAATGAACTTACTCAAATTGTTAAGGATAACAAACAGCTGGTTGAAGAAAGTGGAGTAGACTGCAAGGCTGTAGGACAAGCAGTAAGATCTCTTCTTACTTACTTTGGAGTAACTAATTCTACTGTTTTAAGCATTGTAGAAATAGCCGTTACAGTTGCTTGTTGGGTAGCCTCTGTATTCTAAAAAATTAATTACTGAATACAGCAATTGTACTTTGTACAATTGCTGTATTACTGAATATTTGAAATTATTTTATTATGCAAAAAAAATTATTAATTATTGGTTATTTATTAATAACATCGTTGCTCTTTTGTATTAAAGCCCAAAATAAAGAACTTTCAAACTATCACCAAATTACTTATGATTTGAGTTTATTTGACAAAATCAATCTAAATAGTGAACAAGGTAAAAAAGCTTTGGATTCAGTTACAAAAAATAATAGTAGTAAAGATGCTGAAATAATTAAAAGTAAGACAGAAAATTTAATGAGAATACTTCAATCCAATAAAATTCCTTTTCTTTTAACAATAGGTGAAAACGCCTCTTACTTTACTGTAAAAGAAGAGCTTACTGAAAATATGTTTAAAAAACTTATGCAGGAAGGTATTTCGGACAAAATCGGAAGTTTTTATACTGAACTAAATACAGGAAAGGTTATAAATATAAGAAACTATAGAGGAAACACCTATTTTATTGAAGATAAACAAAATAAAAAATGGACAATTACTAATGAACGAAAAAATATTTTAGGATATAAATGTATTAAAGCTACTGATTCCGACAATACTGTTGTGTGGTATACAGAAGACATAAAAAGCACTTCTGGTCCTTTAGAATTTAGTGGATTAGAGGGAACAATATTAGAACTAAACTTAAATGGAATGCATTTCATTGCTACGGAAATTAAAAAACTTGAAAAAGTTCCTAAAATAAAAATTCCTAAAAAAGGAAAAGTAATTAGCAAAGAAGATTTTGAAAAATTCATTAAAGAATCAGAAAAAGAATAAGTGAAGACGATATTAATTTTAATTTTTCTGTAATCTCACCCAATTTAGGCACATTCAAAAATAGAGTTTTTTGTTAATATTGTTTTGTTATTGTTGTAAAAATTTTGTTGGAATGTGGGAAAATCTGCTGGATTGCGGAGGCTGATTTTTCCATATTTCAATAAAAAGCCCCTTGGTGATAAGTATTGCAAAGCACTATGCGGCCTTTCGTTGTTGTACATCCACATCCAGATTTCTGCATAAGTTCTCATCTCTTTTATGCTTTCAAATAGGTGAACATTTAAAAATTCGGTCCGAAAAGTCCTGTTAAACCGTTCAATGAGTGAGTTTTGGGTAGGTTTTCCCGGTTGAATAAAATGCAGTTCTATGTTCTGGTTGTTACACCAGTTTTTCAGTTTTTCGGCAATAAACTCCGGGCCATTATCCACTCTTATTTTTTCGGGTTTCCCTCGCCATTCTATGAGTTTTTCCAACTCAGCAATCACCCTTGCAGAAGGCAAACTTGTATCTATACTGATATTTAAAACCTCTCTGTTAAAGTCGTCAATAACATTCAAACTTCTCACGCTTTTTCCGTTTTCAAGCGTATCGTGCATAAAGTCCATGCTCCATGTGACATTGGGATAAATGGGACGTAAAAGTGGCTCTTTTATCCTTGCAGCAAGACGTTTCTTGCGTTTGTTTCTTAGATTAAGTTTCATCGAAGTATAGATTCTGTAAACACGCTTATGATTCCAACCGAATCCTAAGTTCCGCAACCGGTGGTGCATCGTCCAAAATCCCCAAGTCTCGTGCTCTTCTGCAAGCAAAGCCAATTGTGCACGGATCTCATCATCTTTACTTTTACGTATTTTCCTGTAATAAAAAACAGAAGTTTGTAGACTGAAAACCTGACACGCCCTGCGAAAACTCATCTGATGAGTTTCTTTTGAATACAACACCAGATCCCGCTTTTCGCAAGGCGTCAAAGCTTTTTTTCTATGACATCTTTTAAAACTACATTTTCCAAAGTAAGCTCTGCCACAATTTTTTTGTACTGTGAGAGTTGCTTTTCCAGCTCTTTGAGTTGAGCTAACTGATGAGCTTCCATACCGCCATATTTGCTTTTCCAATTATAAAAAGTTCCCTGGCTAATCCCATGCTCACGGCAAATATCATTAACGGATTTCCCCGCGTTTTGTTCAGACAAAATCTTGATGATCCGAACTTCTGTAAATTTACTCTGTTTCATTCTCTTCCAAATTTAAAAACTATAATTTTAAATGATCCAGTTTTTGGGGAAGATTACATTTCTACTTCCTTTCAGTCTGTTGTGTGCACAAAATAGACTTTCTGTTTCAGGATATATATTTGATGAAAACAATTTGGCCATAGAAAAAGCTGAAATAAAAAATTTGCAAGACCAAACTGTAGCATCAACTAATGATAAAGGTTTTTTTAATTTTCAGGCTTATAAAAATGAAAGTTTTGTAATACGAAAAAAAGGATATTCTTCAAAAACTTTTGCAGCTACTTCAGAGGTCGTAAAAATAGTACTGGAAAAAGTTCAGGAAATCCAGGAAGTAACAATAGAAAAAAGTATTACTTATAAAAAGGACACTACAG
This region includes:
- a CDS encoding GLPGLI family protein, encoding MQKKLLIIGYLLITSLLFCIKAQNKELSNYHQITYDLSLFDKINLNSEQGKKALDSVTKNNSSKDAEIIKSKTENLMRILQSNKIPFLLTIGENASYFTVKEELTENMFKKLMQEGISDKIGSFYTELNTGKVINIRNYRGNTYFIEDKQNKKWTITNERKNILGYKCIKATDSDNTVVWYTEDIKSTSGPLEFSGLEGTILELNLNGMHFIATEIKKLEKVPKIKIPKKGKVISKEDFEKFIKESEKE
- a CDS encoding thiopeptide-type bacteriocin biosynthesis protein, which gives rise to MMKRKFPPGSEWLYLKIYTGIKTADLVLEEIIQPLVEYFQENGYISKWFFIRYNDPKPHLRVRLLLNNINYYNEILEKINHAFEQFIDSGEISNILIDTYNREIERYGKNTMEDAESLFHKNSEFTLQCLHFDDEEKIMVSLFYIDKIVNKLELSIPEKLGWIKDFNNAFKAEFNADKKLNSSLDKKYRAFKPKYIEFLHSDEFSEIRNYTLSHIEESDSVLQEIILLNKSRSLEMPLMEFFQSIFHMNINRMFISQQRLFEMVIYDYLMRFYKAQAWMKNNYYLK
- a CDS encoding lantibiotic dehydratase family protein, translating into MSRFPYQFFDEFVVRTPLFSRKDFQKQLSRNEISDSELKEICRNPVFLEALYLASPNLHDEACKWIRSEKDFSSKEFQKLKQTLLKYYSRISCRCTPFGLFSGVGLGSFDKLRMAIPVSEKIRDTKLDMHFLVTLAQHFVQLEEIKTQLLFFSNNSIYKVGRKIRYVEYQYSEGKREYIISSAPLSEELQQILHFSKQGRTIDEITGILVNEETATWEAEEFVEELISNQVLVSELEPNVSGNDFLDTIIAVLNKIPSNDKAEILINIKNKLNDLDQNIGNPVSKYTEIESLIKKLNIKYEQKYLFQTDLYDKEQFVLPGHWKKELKKGISFLNKITLSHKQSYLEEFKKAFYERFETREMPLAYVLDTEIGIGYKQNIASNGIHSYLEDLPLSDFSQKQVLNLSVNSVQKILNEKLQEALTENRQVIILTDEDFEGFVENWNDLPDTVSFMAEIILEKGNEKLCIGNGGGTSAANLLGRFCSEKAGVQNLTKAITQKEEKLRQTEYGNDEILAEIIHLPEARIGNIIRRPMIRSYEIPYLAQSVLPEENQISVDDLYISVQDNRIVLRSKTLNKKVRPYLTNAHNYFTNTLPVYHFLSELNSENKRSGLYFDWGSLSQVYHFLPRVEYKNIILSKAQWKINEKDIAELEMSADKNQTLTIFKNWREKRKIPQWIQWVKSDNTLTFNLENDDMIQLFFQILKVQKTIIIEEFLYNENDDFKREFIFPMYKIR
- a CDS encoding PKD domain-containing protein, with the protein product MKKRTRFLPNIDPRIYLIFGIIFLLSLAFLAYQYFRHVDCENANFYIHADEYIVNKVVEFNDNTQGAASWEWDFGDNTPTDRRQRTLHYYKKPGEYIVKLKINGNCIHEKLVTITNISQQNGYLPVIMAPDVATVGDPVYFNAEKEDGESWEWSFGETGSTDALQKSPVYRFKTTGDKKITLIVNGDVEHTAVKTLYVAPKTIRAKQKIDIKSYEFENPHSAFSLPPGEAQKDPLVDMLQYIPVSPKTKTRKDSVIAAKKVPEVSNEQFQMMLNQVAVQSKTKDDFKEYLCGRYDIPVVVNDKKLMSFEQFCQEIAGKKIKITALRINKDPKNFIQNINIHYKVKKWMIWMEN
- a CDS encoding helix-turn-helix domain-containing protein: MKKLTLFTLFIFPFMIFFSQSIKGFHIPDSLKNKNYSQLQKAYDKVFRIDNNKAELYANSILFKGKKEKNNNIIYDGYYKIAHTKGLKSENGHPYADSLINITKSVHTKEYPAKAHIIKGILLNYEFKYSEALNHYIQAQNLSKNKNPDQFFYIKKLIGILKTATDENKEALPLFLEYYNYQKQNLNTNNKDIKSYIGSIASISGSYNKNTDYNKSKFYNNLGLIECKKYNDYTHYIYFIMLEGVADYYLKNYSKSLANLLKTEKVLIKNKDLKNLSIVYYCLGKIYYETNKEKEAISFFLKSDSLSFISDDFLPKTRDRYEILIDYYKKRGDKESQLKFINKLFYADSIINTSRQYLSKEIYKKYDTPILLEKKEDLINDLNNKNTLLYWCLAVGFVILSILFFMFIKNKKKIQEYQKQAELLLRKSTKPIDALAQVQGIKDDRIKENNSDLQKSKTTIPKTVLLELKTHLEMFETNKEFLHKNITIEGLAKKFGTNRDYLSKSVNELKGKNFSQYVNELRINYIVEELKTDVVIRKHTISAIAEDIGFNNSESFSNAFKKITGTLPSYYIKLLQTQKIENEDFVK